DNA sequence from the Candidatus Neomarinimicrobiota bacterium genome:
TTCTCGGCCCAGATTACATCCACCTTTCCTTCGTAAACCAAAACCGAGCTCTCGGCCGTGTCCGCCACCGCCCGGTATTTGGTGCCTCGTATGGCAGCCACCGCCGTGGGTGCACGCACCGCTACATTCTTATTCTCACCGAAAGCGGCTTTGGCAGCCACCCAGACCTGGCCCCTAGAAACAGTGGCACCGAAGTCCTTTTTCAGGGGGGTTACACTGGCCTGGGTGAGTTCCATCTCGGTCTTCTCACCAATCCGGAATTTCCCGCCCCCGTTCAACGTGATTTCACAACGGGACTTTTCCAGCGTTTTAACTTTATCGCCGACAAAAACTTCCTGGTTGAGGTTGACTTTCTCCCAACCTGGATTCGGAGAAACCTGAACCTGGACCGTACCCAGC
Encoded proteins:
- a CDS encoding FecR domain-containing protein; its protein translation is MHHFVPLLFIAMLLSGLSAQEKPAGPASPDRQLFGRVTFPLGTVQVQVSPNPGWEKVNLNQEVFVGDKVKTLEKSRCEITLNGGGKFRIGEKTEMELTQASVTPLKKDFGATVSRGQVWVAAKAAFGENKNVAVRAPTAVAAIRGTKYRAVADTAESSVLVYEGKVDVIWAEKVEETQQGDSGRGGAPGAIRIGPPQEVAPPEEVPGP